A single window of Coffea eugenioides isolate CCC68of chromosome 7, Ceug_1.0, whole genome shotgun sequence DNA harbors:
- the LOC113778191 gene encoding putative UDP-rhamnose:rhamnosyltransferase 1 produces the protein MANKSGSLHVVMFPWLAFGHFIPFLELSKFIAQRGHKVSFISTPKNIDRLPRIPPEFASSITFVKIPLPPVDGLPENVEATVDLGGLDVAVLKNAYDGLEPELTRFLEYSAPDWIIYDFAPYWIPHIAAKLNISKSFFCIFSAASMAFCAPSLDAMIAGTGPRTKVEDFTVPPKWIPFESKLAFKLYESRWVVRGQNLDGSGVSDSYRVGSAIKGADVTLIRYCSEFEGKWLKLLEDLLQRHIIPLGLMPPPVEKSIVENNESWIAIKDWLDGQGKGSVVYVALGSEVSLNQLQLSELALGLELSGVPFFWALRNPSGLPEGFEDRVKGTGIVWKNWAPQLNVLSHDSVGGFLTHCGWSSSIEGLMFGHPLIMLPFVADTGLIARMLEEKQVGIEIPRNDVDGSYTSHSVANSVRLIMVENEGKIFKDKAKEISAIFGDPDLHDSYLHKCVDYLENKRHESK, from the coding sequence ATGGCAAACAAATCCGGCAGCTTACATGTTGTCATGTTCCCATGGTTAGCCTTCGGCCATTTCATCCCCTTTCTAGAGCTCTCCAAATTCATAGCTCAGAGGGGTCACAAAGTTAGCTTCATTTCCACCCCTAAAAACATCGATCGCCTCCCTAGAATCCCTCCAGAGTTTGCTTCTTCTATTACCTTTGTCAAAATCCCACTCCCCCCAGTCGATGGGCTTCCCGAAAATGTGGAGGCCACCGTAGACCTCGGCGGTCTTGATGTTGCCGTTCTCAAGAATGCCTACGACGGACTTGAGCCCGAGTTGACTCGTTTCTTGGAATACTCAGCTCCGGACTGGATTATTTACGACTTTGCCCCATATTGGATACCTCACATCGCAGCTAAGCTCAACATATCTAAATCATTCTTTTGTATTTTTAGCGCTGCCAGTATGGCATTCTGTGCACCCTCTCTTGATGCGATGATCGCGGGAACTGGTCCCAGAACTAAGGTCGAGGATTTTACGGTTCCACCGAAGTGGATCCCATTCGAGAGTAAATTGGCTTTCAAGTTATACGAGAGTAGATGGGTTGTGCGAGGTCAGAACCTAGATGGATCGGGTGTATCGGATTCGTATCGGGTCGGATCGGCTATAAAGGGTGCAGATGTTACATTGATAAGATATTGCTCCGAGTTTGAAGGCAAGTGGTTGAAGTTGCTTGAAGATTTGCTACAGCGGCATATAATACCGCTGGGATTAATGCCACCCCCGGTGGAAAAAAGCATCGTCGAGAACAACGAGTCCTGGATTGCAATCAAGGATTGGCTTGATGGTCAAGGTAAAGGCTCGGTGGTTTATGTGGCACTTGGGAGTGAGGTATCACTCAATCAACTCCAACTCAGTGAGTTAGCTCTTGGGCTGGAGTTATCCGGGGTACCATTTTTCTGGGCACTAAGGAATCCATCTGGGCTGCCAGAGGGGTTCGAGGATAGAGTCAAGGGAACGGGTATCGTTTGGAAGAATTGGGCACCTCAGCTTAACGTGCTGAGTCATGACTCAGTGGGTGGATTCCTGACTCACTGCGGGTGGAGTTCGAGTATAGAGGGGCTCATGTTTGGTCATCCGCTCATTATGCTGCCGTTTGTCGCAGATACGGGGTTGATTGCTAGGATGCTGGAGGAAAAACAGGTGGGGATAGAAATACCGAGAAATGATGTAGATGGATCGTACACGAGCCACTCGGTGGCCAACTCGGTGAGGTTGATTATGGTGGAAAACGAAGGTAAAATCTTCAAGGACAAAGCTAAAGAAATTAGTGCAATATTTGGAGATCCGGATTTGCATGACAGTTACCTACACAAGTGTGTAGATTACTTGGAAAATAAAAGACATGAGTCCAAATAA
- the LOC113778548 gene encoding putative UDP-rhamnose:rhamnosyltransferase 1 — protein MAAEPKKLHVVVFPWLAFGHMIPFLELAKSIAQKGHRVTFVSTPRNIDRLPKIPSTLISQLNYLKLPLPQIENLPENAEATTDLPITKVHCLKKAYDGLQIEVAQFLETTLPDWLIYDFASHSLPSMVGKLGISLAFFSSMNAWSATFFGSAKTFHTRTKPEDFLVPPKWVPFPSKVAFRRHELMRMAAGNVENASGVSDWDRVAEALIRCDAILVRSCRELESDWLDLTEKMHEKPVITVGLMPPSARDREDDGDDTWHTISGWLTLHGKESVIYVALGTEVAPSREELTELATGLELSGLPFFWALRKKQGLSEFESLELPDGFEERVKDRGIVWTSWTPQLRVLAHDSVGGFLTHCGWSSVIEGLQNGRPLVMLPFQLDQGLNARALEEKMVGIEIPRDEDDGSLSTDSVAESLRLIMTDQKGQIYRDKAKEMKLIFGDRDLQEKYEDNLIEYLQKIRGLI, from the coding sequence ATGGCTGCTGAACCAAAGAAGCTTCACGTAGTAGTGTTCCCATGGCTGGCCTTTGGTCACATGATTCCATTTCTTGAGCTAGCCAAATCAATTGCTCAAAAGGGGCATAGAGTCACCTTTGTATCCACCCCACGAAACATCGATCGCCTCCCAAAAATCCCATCAACCTTAATCTCCCAACTCAATTACCTTAAACTTCCTCTACCTCAAATTGAAAATCTGCCTGAAAATGCCGAGGCTACGACTGATTTGCCTATAACCAAGGTCCATTGCCTTAAGAAAGCCTATGATGGTCTCCAAATCGAGGTAGCTCAATTTCTTGAGACCACTCTACCTGATTGGTTGATTTACGATTTTGCCTCTCATTCGCTGCCATCGATGGTTGGTAAACTTGGTATTTCACTTGCCTTCTTCTCTTCCATGAATGCATGGTCCGCCACTTTCTTTGGATCAGCAAAAACCTTTCACACTCGAACTAAGCCCGAAGATTTCTTGGTCCCACCCAAGTGGGTCCCATTCCCGTCAAAGGTGGCGTTTCGTCGTCATGAGTTAATGCGGATGGCTGCTGGCAACGTAGAGAACGCCTCCGGCGTCTCGGACTGGGACCGTGTGGCGGAGGCTCTGATCCGTTGCGACGCGATTCTGGTCAGGAGTTGTAGAGAACTGGAAAGTGATTGGCTGGATCTAACGGAAAAGATGCATGAAAAGCCTGTGATAACTGTGGGCTTAATGCCGCCGTCGGCCCGAGATAGAGAAGATGACGGGGATGACACGTGGCATACGATTAGTGGGTGGCTAACCCTGCATGGAAAAGAATCTGTAATCTACGTAGCACTGGGGACCGAGGTGGCGCCGAGTCGAGAAGAGCTAACTGAGTTAGCTACTGGGCTAGAGCTTTCCGGATTGCCCTTCTTCTGGGCTCTGAGGAAAAAGCAGGGTCTAAGTGAGTTTGAATCGCTTGAGTTGCCAGATGGGTTCGAGGAACGAGTTAAAGATAGAGGAATTGTGTGGACGAGTTGGACACCTCAACTCAGGGTCTTAGCCCATGACTCAGTGGGAGGCTTTTTAACTCATTGTGGATGGAGTTCAGTTATAGAGGGACTTCAAAATGGGAGGCCACTAGTGATGCTGCCCTTCCAACTGGACCAAGGGTTGAATGCTAGAGCCTTAGAAGAGAAAATGGTGGGAATTGAAATACCAAGAGATGAAGATGACGGCTCACTGAGTACAGACTCGGTAGCTGAGTCACTCAGGTTGATAATGACAGATCAAAAGGGGCAGATTTACAGGGACAAGGCTAAGGAAATGAAATTGATTTTCGGAGATAGGGACTTGCAAGAAAAATACGAAGACAACCTGATTGAATATCTCCAAAAGATTAGAGGTCTGATTTAG
- the LOC113778738 gene encoding UDP-glycosyltransferase 91A1-like has translation MADDRKVHIVMFPWLAFGHIIPYLELSKLIAKKGHKVSFVSTPRNIDRLPKQPPNLVHHLKFVKIPLPLIENLPENAEATIDLPYNKVKYLKLACDALQQPITEFLQRTCPDWILYDFPPYWIPSIASKLNIHTAYFSIFTAAFLGFLGPTEVLKGDEDGRKTPEDFIVKPKWVPFETNVAFKLFEILRIFDSIEGDEENISDTWRVGAAIENCDVLAVRSCSEFEPKWLKVLEEIYQKPVVPVGQLPTTGNNDDGDEEKDEAWRFMKEWLDKQAKGSAVYVAFGSEAKPSQAELNEISLGLELSGLPYFWVLRKKRGGEDTEVILLPEGFENRTKDRGVVCTSWAPQLKILSHESVGGFLTHSGWSSVVEAVQFEKPLILLTFLADQGINARVLEEKKVGYPIPRDDSDGSFTRDSVAESLKLVMFEEGGKIYRDKIKEMKGMFCDEGRQDRYVENLLTFLQSYRSVKDDK, from the coding sequence ATGGCGGACGACAGAAAGGTGCACATAGTAATGTTTCCATGGCTAGCATTTGGCCATATAATCCCATATTTAGAGCTCTCCAAGCTCATAGCTAAAAAGGGTCACAAAGTTTCCTTTGTTTCCACCCCAAGAAACATCGATCGTCTCCCAAAACAACCTCCAAATCTAGTCCATCatctaaaatttgtcaaaattccCTTACCCCTTATTGAAAATCTCCCTGAAAATGCAGAAGCCACAATTGATCTACCCTACAATAAAGTCAAGTACCTCAAACTAGCCTGTGACGCCCTCCAACAGCCCATAACTGAATTTCTTCAACGAACTTGTCCTGATTGGATTCTCTACGATTTTCCTCCTTATTGGATACCCTCTATTGCATCTAAGCTGAATATCCATACAGCCTATTTCAGTATCTTTACGGCAGCGTTTTTGGGATTCTTGGGGCCGACGGAAGTTTTGAAGGGcgatgaagatggcagaaaaaCGCCCGAAGACTTCATTGTCAAACCAAAATGGGTTCCTTTTGAGACGAATGTTGCTTTCAAGTTGTTTGAGATTCTTCGAATATTTGATAGCATAGAAGGCGATGAAGAGAATATTTCTGACACTTGGCGTGTGGGAGCtgcaattgaaaattgtgaTGTCTTGGCTGTAAGAAGTTGTTccgaatttgaaccaaaatGGTTAAAAGTTTTGGAGGAAATTTACCAAAAGCCAGTAGTTCCAGTAGGTCAATTGCCCACTACTGGAAATAATGATGATGGAGATGAGGAGAAAGATGAAGCATGGAGGTTTATGAAAGAGTGGCTCGACAAGCAAGCAAAAGGCTCAGCTGTTTATGTAGCTTTCGGGAGCGAGGCGAAACCAAGTCAAGCTGAACTCAATGAGATTTCTCTGGGTTTGGAGTTGTCTGGCTTGCCATATTTCTGGGTTTTAAGGAAGAAACGTGGAGGTGAAGATACTGAAGTGATTTTGCTGCCTGAAGGGTTTGAGAATCGGACTAAGGATCGTGGGGTGGTTTGCACAAGTTGGGCACCTCAGCTGAAGATATTGAGTCACGAGTCGGTGGGCGGGTTCTTGACTCACTCAGGTTGGAGTTCTGTTGTGGAGGCTGTACAGTTTGAGAAGCCTCTTATTTTGCTGACCTTTCTTGCCGATCAAGGGATAAACGCGAGGGTTTTGGAGGAGAAAAAGGTGGGGTATCCCATTCCTAGAGATGACTCGGACGGGTCGTTTACGAGAGACTCGGTGGCCGAGTCACTAAAGTTGGTGATGTTTGAGGAGGGGGGGAAAATTTATAGAGACAAAATTAAGGAAATGAAGGGCATGTTTTGTGATGAGGGTAGACAAGATAGGTATGTGGAGAATTTGTTGACCTTTCTTCAAAGCTATAGAAGTGTAAAAGATGACAAATAA